The DNA segment GTATTCTGACAAAATGTTTTGGTAGTATATAGCGTTTTTCAGTTTTGTAAAGTACAGTCACAGGAGTAGGTAAAGCAATTATAAACGTTATTTAAAGAAACTTGTTTAAGAGAATGTTTGAAAAGTCCCCGGCAATATATCAAATACTTTTAAATCCTCTTTTTGCAGGGGGACTTAAATTCATTTTCCCACTTTTTTCTACGCCGAAGGCGCATCCCCGAAGGGGTTTAGGGGGCTTGATGGGTACTAATAAGTGCTTAAAATCACAGCTAACTACTTTTAAAACACCCTCTAATACACCCTTGTCTAAACCCTTGATCTTTCGTTTCCATGCGTAAGTCCTATCTATATTTTCAAACCCTCGATCCCTACGAGGGTTTTTCATAAATATCGGTAATTTTGAGTTCAGTATTGATCAGAGATGTTGTTAACTTAGAAAGCCTGTGAAAGGAAGTAATGGCTATGTTACACTGCGCTAACAAAAATCAAAGCGGAATATTATCGCTTTAGTCTTCTTCCCATTCTTCTTGGCTCAACAAGTCAATAATTCTATCTCTGAGCAAAAATTCATTTTTTTCCAACTCTAGTTCAAAAAATGGCCAGTCGCGGTCTGGAATATATTTACACAAAGTATAAATTGGCTGTTGACGATTCACCAGACCCTTGGCAATGAGGAGACGAGTTTCATCTTTGATCACCTCAATATCATATTTGACAGCAGTATCCATAGCTTTTTCCTTTGTTCTTAATCAAGGAATAGAGAGTCACAGTAATAAATACCTTCGACTCCAATTTAAATTTATCAAAAAAATGTGAGGAAATTTTGAATATTTATAATATTAAAATACATGGACTTTATTGATTTTTATTCCCTAAGATAGAAGCTTTTAAAAAAGATATCCTCAAGAATTATAGCTTAAGATAAAGCTTAAATATAGGTTGAGTAAAGGAACGGAACCCAACATTTATAGTGAGATGGG comes from the Nostoc sp. PCC 7120 = FACHB-418 genome and includes:
- a CDS encoding DUF4327 family protein, producing MDTAVKYDIEVIKDETRLLIAKGLVNRQQPIYTLCKYIPDRDWPFFELELEKNEFLLRDRIIDLLSQEEWEED